In Choloepus didactylus isolate mChoDid1 chromosome 6, mChoDid1.pri, whole genome shotgun sequence, one DNA window encodes the following:
- the DGKZ gene encoding diacylglycerol kinase zeta isoform X10, translated as MEPRDGSPEARSSDSESASASSSGSERDAGPEPDKAPRRLSKRRFPGLRLFGHRKAITKSGLQHLAPPPPTLGAPCSESERQIRSTVDWSESATYGEHIWFETNVSGDFCYVGEQYCVAKMLQKSVSRRKCAACKIVVHTPCIDQLEKINFRCKPSFRESGSRNVREPTFVRHHWVHRRRQDGKCRHCGKGFQQKFTFHSKEIVAISCSWCKQAYHSKVSCFMLQQIEEPCSLGVHAAVVIPPTWILRARRPQNTLKASKKKKRASFKRKSSKKGPEEGRWRPFIIRPTPSPLMKPLLVFVNPKSGGNQGAKIIQSFLWYLNPRQVFDLSQGGPKEALEMYRRVHNLRILACGGDGTVGWILSTLDQLRLKPPPPVAILPLGTGNDLARTLNWGGGYTDEPVSKILSHVEEGNVVQLDRWDLRAEPSPEAGPEERDDGATDRLPLDVFNNYFSLGFDAHVTLEFHESREANPEKFNSRFRNKMFYAGTAFSDFLMGSSKDLAKHIRVVCDGTDLTPKIQDLKPQCIVFLNIPRYCAGTMPWGHPGEHHDFEPQRHDDGYLEVIGFTMTSLAALQVGGHGERLTQCREVVLTTSKAIPVQVDGEPCKLAASRIRITLRNQATMVQKAKRRSAAPLHSDQQPVPEQLRIQVSRVSMHDYEALHYDKEQLKEASVPLGTVVVPGDSDLELCRAHIERLQQEPDGAGAKSPTCQKLSPKWCFLDATTASRFYRIDRAQEHLNYVTEIAQDEIYILDPELLGASAQPDLPTPTSPLPPSPCSPTPRSLLGDAVPPKAAECHMATLTQEPSRQASQSNRASFVCSHTHKLRPPAPECNRWVFCAGEELIEAAKRNDFCKLQELHRAGGDLMHRDERSRTLLHHAVSTGSKEVVRYLLDHAPPEILDAVEENGETCLHQAAALGQRSICHYIVEAGASLMKTDQQPVTGQTGPELTAASPSSRGTPPGSGLRRLRTRSWPPTWRTGSTIR; from the exons GAAAGCCATCACCAAGTCGGGCCTCCAGCACCTGGCACCCCCTCCACCCACTCTCGGGGCCCCGTGCAGCGAGTCAGAGCGGCAGATTCGGAGCACCGTGGACTGGAGC GAATCAGCAACCTACGGGGAGCACATCTGGTTTGAGACCAACGTGTCGGGGGACTTCTGCTATGTTGGGGAGCAGTACTGTGTAGCCAAGATGCTG CAGAAATCGGTGTCCCGGAGAAAGTGTGCAGCCTGCAAGATCGTGGTGCACACCCCCTGCATCGACCAGCTGGAGAAG ATAAATTTCCGCTGCAAGCCGTCCTTCCGTGAATCAGGCTCCAGGAACGTCCGTGAG ccaACCTTTGTGCGACACCATTGGGTGCACCGGCGGCGCCAGGACGGCAAGTGTCGGCACTGCGGGAAG GGCTTCCAGCAGAAGTTCACCTTCCACAGCAAGGAGATTGTGGCCATCAGCTGCTCCTGGTGCAAGCAAGCA TACCACAGCAAGGTGTCGTGCTTCATGCTGCAGCAGATTGAGGAGCCATGCTCGCTGGGGGTCCACGCAGCCGTGGTCATCCCACCCACCTGGATCCTCCGTGCCCGGAGGCCCCAG AATACCCTCAAGGcaagcaagaagaaaaagagagccTCTTTCAAGAGGAAATCTAGCAAGAAAGGGCCTGAG GAGGGCCGCTGGAGACCCTTCATCATCAGGCCCACCCCATCCCCCCTCATGAAGCCCCTGCTGGTATTTGTGAACCCCAAGAGTGGGGGCAACCAG GGCGCTAAGATCATCCAGTCCTTCCTCTGGTATCTCAATCCCCGACAAGTTTTTGACCTGAGCCAGGGAGGGCCCAAGGAGGC GCTGGAGATGTACCGCAGAGTGCACAACCTGCGGATCCTGGCCTGTGGGGGTGATGGCACG GTGGGCTGGATTCTCTCCACCCTGGACCAGCTGCGCTTGAAGCCACCACCCCCTGTGGCCATCCTACCTCTGGGTACTGGCAACGACTTGGCCCGTACCCTCAACTGGGGCGGG GGCTACACAGATGAGCCCGTGTCAAAGATCCTCTCGCATGTGGAGGAGGGAAACGTAGTGCAGCTTGACCGCTGGGACCTGCGTGCCGAGCCCAGCCCCGAGGCGGGGCCCGAGGAGCGGGACGACGGTGCCACCGACCGG CTGCCCCTGGATGTCTTCAACAACTACTTCAGTCTAGGCTTTGATGCCCATGTCACCCTGGAGTTTCACGAGTCTCGAG AGGCCAACCCGGAGAAATTCAACAGCCGTTTTCGGAACAAGATGTTCTATGCCGGG ACAGCCTTCTCCGACTTCTTGATGGGCAGCTCCAAGGACTTGGCCAAGCATATCCGAGTGGTG TGTGATGGGACGGACCTGACCCCCAAGATTCAGGACCTGAAACCTCAGTGCATCGTTTTCCTGAACATCCCCCG GTACTGTGCAGGCACCATGCCCTGGGGCCACCCCGGGGAGCACCATGACTTTGAGCCCCAGCGGCACGATGACGGCTACCTCGAGGTCATTGGTTTCACCATGACTTCCCTG GCAGCACTGCAGGTGGGTGGGCACGGCGAGCGGCTGACACAGTGCCGTGAGGTGGTGCTTACCACGTCCAAGGCAATCCCCGTGCAGGTGGACGGCGAGCCCTGTAAGCTCGCAGCCTCCCGCATCCGCATCACCCTGCGCAACCAGGCCACCATGGTGCAGAAGGCGAAGCGGCGGAGTGCTGCCCCGCTCCACAGCGA CCAGCAGCCAGTGCCCGAGCAGCTGCGGATCCAGGTGAGCAGAGTCAGCATGCACGACTACGAGGCCCTGCATTACGACAAGGAGCAGCTCAAGGAGGCTT CCGTGCCTCTGGGCACTGTGGTGGTCCCTGGGGACAGCGACCTTGAGCTCTGCCGCGCCCACATTGAGAGGCTCCAACAG GAGCCCGATGGTGCTGGAGCCAAGTCCCCAACATGCCAGAAACTGTCCCCCAAGTGGTGCTTCCTAGATG CAACCACTGCCAGCCGCTTCTACAGGATCGACCGGGCCCAG GAACACCTCAACTACGTGACTGAAATCGCACAGGACGAGATTTATATCCTGGACCCTGAGCTCCTGGGGGCGTCGGCCCAGCCTGACCTCCCAActcccacctcccctctccccccctccccctgctcccccACACCCCG GTCACTGCTGGGGGATGCTGTACCCCCTAAAG CTGCTGAGTGCCACATGGCCACACTCACACAGGAGCCCAGCAGGCAAGCCTCGCAATCTAATCGTGCATCGTTTgtatgttcacacacacacaagctcagGCCTCCAGCCCCAGAGTGTAACAGGTGGGTGTTCTGTGCAGGTGAGGAGCTGATTGAGGCTGCCAAGAGGAACGACTTCTGTAAG CTCCAAGAGCTGCACCGAGCCGGGGGCGACCTCATGCACCGGGACGAGCGGAGCCGCACGCTCCTGCACCACGCGGTCAGCACCGGCAGCAAGGAGGTGGTCCGCTACCTGCTGGACCATG CCCCCCCAGAGATCCTTGATGCTGTGGAGGAAAA CGGGGAGACCTGTCTGCACCAGGCGGCAGCCCTGGGACAGCGCTCCATCTGCCACTACATCGTGGAGGCCGGCGCCTCACTCATGAAGACAGACCAGCAG CCGGTGACGGGGCAGACAGGCCCTGAGCTGACCGCAGCCTCTCCCTCATCCAGGGGGACACCCCCCGGCAGCGGGCTGAGAAGGCTCAGGACACGGAGCTGGCCGCCTACCTGGAGAACCGGCAGCACTATCAGATGA
- the DGKZ gene encoding diacylglycerol kinase zeta isoform X4 — protein sequence METFFRRHFQWKAPGPGEGQRRPSGVGLPTGKARRRSPAGQASSSLAQRRRSSAELLGCLPGCGVGPRGASRRRSSTAPPACNPRFVVNELPPSQPATMGAQLLGTPLLLAGLVGMSEEEEGVQEEDVAAGASSATQPGTNRPGLPPHLGTWPPLPVPHCLRWRQASSQLLPADVVYDRALWGLHGYYRRLSQRRPSGQNSGSGGRTALGGPMSPTRRRSLSCRRQIALRRKSARPQAWSALLMKAITKSGLQHLAPPPPTLGAPCSESERQIRSTVDWSESATYGEHIWFETNVSGDFCYVGEQYCVAKMLQKSVSRRKCAACKIVVHTPCIDQLEKINFRCKPSFRESGSRNVREPTFVRHHWVHRRRQDGKCRHCGKGFQQKFTFHSKEIVAISCSWCKQAYHSKVSCFMLQQIEEPCSLGVHAAVVIPPTWILRARRPQNTLKASKKKKRASFKRKSSKKGPEEGRWRPFIIRPTPSPLMKPLLVFVNPKSGGNQGAKIIQSFLWYLNPRQVFDLSQGGPKEALEMYRRVHNLRILACGGDGTVGWILSTLDQLRLKPPPPVAILPLGTGNDLARTLNWGGGYTDEPVSKILSHVEEGNVVQLDRWDLRAEPSPEAGPEERDDGATDRLPLDVFNNYFSLGFDAHVTLEFHESREANPEKFNSRFRNKMFYAGTAFSDFLMGSSKDLAKHIRVVCDGTDLTPKIQDLKPQCIVFLNIPRYCAGTMPWGHPGEHHDFEPQRHDDGYLEVIGFTMTSLAALQVGGHGERLTQCREVVLTTSKAIPVQVDGEPCKLAASRIRITLRNQATMVQKAKRRSAAPLHSDQQPVPEQLRIQVSRVSMHDYEALHYDKEQLKEASVPLGTVVVPGDSDLELCRAHIERLQQEPDGAGAKSPTCQKLSPKWCFLDATTASRFYRIDRAQEHLNYVTEIAQDEIYILDPELLGASAQPDLPTPTSPLPPSPCSPTPRSLLGDAVPPKGEELIEAAKRNDFCKLQELHRAGGDLMHRDERSRTLLHHAVSTGSKEVVRYLLDHAPPEILDAVEENGETCLHQAAALGQRSICHYIVEAGASLMKTDQQPVTGQTGPELTAASPSSRGTPPGSGLRRLRTRSWPPTWRTGSTIR from the exons ATGGAGACCTTCTTTAGGAGACACTTCCAGTGGAAGGCGCCAGGCCCCGGAGAGGGGCAGCGGCGGCCCAGTGGTGTAGGGTTGCCCACGGGCAAGGCCCGGCGCCGCTCCCCTGCCGGCCAGGCCTCTTCCTCACTGGCCCAGCGGCGCCGCTCCAGTGCAGAACTCTTGGGCTGCCTGCCGGGCTGCGGGGTGGGGCCCCGGGGTGCCAGCCGCCGGCGATCCAGCACCGCACCCCCTGCCTGCAACCCCCGCTTCGTCGTGAATGAGTTGCCCCCTTCCCAGCCTGCCACTATGGGGGCCCAGCTCCTGGGCACACCCCTGCTGCTGGCCGGGCTCGTGGGCatgagtgaggaggaggagggggtccAGGAGGAGGATGTGGCAGCTGGGGCATCGAGTGCCACCCAGCCAGGCACCAACAGACCTGGGCTGCCCCCACACCTGGGTACCTGGCCGCCGCTGCCCGTGCCCCACTGCCTGCGCTGGCGCCAAGCCTCTTCGCAGCTGCTCCCTGCTGATGTGGTGTATGACCGCGCCCTCTGGGGCCTGCATGGCTACTACCGGCGCCTCAGCCAGCGACGGCCCTCAGGCCAGAACTCTGGCTCTGGGGGCCGAACAGCCTTGGGTGGCCCCATGTCGCCTACCCGCAGGCGCTCACTGTCCTGCAGGCGCCAGATAGCCCTCCGGCGCAAGTCGGCGAGACCCCAGGCCTGGAGCGCCCTGCTTAT GAAAGCCATCACCAAGTCGGGCCTCCAGCACCTGGCACCCCCTCCACCCACTCTCGGGGCCCCGTGCAGCGAGTCAGAGCGGCAGATTCGGAGCACCGTGGACTGGAGC GAATCAGCAACCTACGGGGAGCACATCTGGTTTGAGACCAACGTGTCGGGGGACTTCTGCTATGTTGGGGAGCAGTACTGTGTAGCCAAGATGCTG CAGAAATCGGTGTCCCGGAGAAAGTGTGCAGCCTGCAAGATCGTGGTGCACACCCCCTGCATCGACCAGCTGGAGAAG ATAAATTTCCGCTGCAAGCCGTCCTTCCGTGAATCAGGCTCCAGGAACGTCCGTGAG ccaACCTTTGTGCGACACCATTGGGTGCACCGGCGGCGCCAGGACGGCAAGTGTCGGCACTGCGGGAAG GGCTTCCAGCAGAAGTTCACCTTCCACAGCAAGGAGATTGTGGCCATCAGCTGCTCCTGGTGCAAGCAAGCA TACCACAGCAAGGTGTCGTGCTTCATGCTGCAGCAGATTGAGGAGCCATGCTCGCTGGGGGTCCACGCAGCCGTGGTCATCCCACCCACCTGGATCCTCCGTGCCCGGAGGCCCCAG AATACCCTCAAGGcaagcaagaagaaaaagagagccTCTTTCAAGAGGAAATCTAGCAAGAAAGGGCCTGAG GAGGGCCGCTGGAGACCCTTCATCATCAGGCCCACCCCATCCCCCCTCATGAAGCCCCTGCTGGTATTTGTGAACCCCAAGAGTGGGGGCAACCAG GGCGCTAAGATCATCCAGTCCTTCCTCTGGTATCTCAATCCCCGACAAGTTTTTGACCTGAGCCAGGGAGGGCCCAAGGAGGC GCTGGAGATGTACCGCAGAGTGCACAACCTGCGGATCCTGGCCTGTGGGGGTGATGGCACG GTGGGCTGGATTCTCTCCACCCTGGACCAGCTGCGCTTGAAGCCACCACCCCCTGTGGCCATCCTACCTCTGGGTACTGGCAACGACTTGGCCCGTACCCTCAACTGGGGCGGG GGCTACACAGATGAGCCCGTGTCAAAGATCCTCTCGCATGTGGAGGAGGGAAACGTAGTGCAGCTTGACCGCTGGGACCTGCGTGCCGAGCCCAGCCCCGAGGCGGGGCCCGAGGAGCGGGACGACGGTGCCACCGACCGG CTGCCCCTGGATGTCTTCAACAACTACTTCAGTCTAGGCTTTGATGCCCATGTCACCCTGGAGTTTCACGAGTCTCGAG AGGCCAACCCGGAGAAATTCAACAGCCGTTTTCGGAACAAGATGTTCTATGCCGGG ACAGCCTTCTCCGACTTCTTGATGGGCAGCTCCAAGGACTTGGCCAAGCATATCCGAGTGGTG TGTGATGGGACGGACCTGACCCCCAAGATTCAGGACCTGAAACCTCAGTGCATCGTTTTCCTGAACATCCCCCG GTACTGTGCAGGCACCATGCCCTGGGGCCACCCCGGGGAGCACCATGACTTTGAGCCCCAGCGGCACGATGACGGCTACCTCGAGGTCATTGGTTTCACCATGACTTCCCTG GCAGCACTGCAGGTGGGTGGGCACGGCGAGCGGCTGACACAGTGCCGTGAGGTGGTGCTTACCACGTCCAAGGCAATCCCCGTGCAGGTGGACGGCGAGCCCTGTAAGCTCGCAGCCTCCCGCATCCGCATCACCCTGCGCAACCAGGCCACCATGGTGCAGAAGGCGAAGCGGCGGAGTGCTGCCCCGCTCCACAGCGA CCAGCAGCCAGTGCCCGAGCAGCTGCGGATCCAGGTGAGCAGAGTCAGCATGCACGACTACGAGGCCCTGCATTACGACAAGGAGCAGCTCAAGGAGGCTT CCGTGCCTCTGGGCACTGTGGTGGTCCCTGGGGACAGCGACCTTGAGCTCTGCCGCGCCCACATTGAGAGGCTCCAACAG GAGCCCGATGGTGCTGGAGCCAAGTCCCCAACATGCCAGAAACTGTCCCCCAAGTGGTGCTTCCTAGATG CAACCACTGCCAGCCGCTTCTACAGGATCGACCGGGCCCAG GAACACCTCAACTACGTGACTGAAATCGCACAGGACGAGATTTATATCCTGGACCCTGAGCTCCTGGGGGCGTCGGCCCAGCCTGACCTCCCAActcccacctcccctctccccccctccccctgctcccccACACCCCG GTCACTGCTGGGGGATGCTGTACCCCCTAAAG GTGAGGAGCTGATTGAGGCTGCCAAGAGGAACGACTTCTGTAAG CTCCAAGAGCTGCACCGAGCCGGGGGCGACCTCATGCACCGGGACGAGCGGAGCCGCACGCTCCTGCACCACGCGGTCAGCACCGGCAGCAAGGAGGTGGTCCGCTACCTGCTGGACCATG CCCCCCCAGAGATCCTTGATGCTGTGGAGGAAAA CGGGGAGACCTGTCTGCACCAGGCGGCAGCCCTGGGACAGCGCTCCATCTGCCACTACATCGTGGAGGCCGGCGCCTCACTCATGAAGACAGACCAGCAG CCGGTGACGGGGCAGACAGGCCCTGAGCTGACCGCAGCCTCTCCCTCATCCAGGGGGACACCCCCCGGCAGCGGGCTGAGAAGGCTCAGGACACGGAGCTGGCCGCCTACCTGGAGAACCGGCAGCACTATCAGATGA
- the DGKZ gene encoding diacylglycerol kinase zeta isoform X8 yields MAEGPGGGGPRGDGAGGGRAAEEEVVRRRCRRGEEAEVPQPWPEGSRGMAAGPPVEERFSQMHLRKQVSYRKAITKSGLQHLAPPPPTLGAPCSESERQIRSTVDWSESATYGEHIWFETNVSGDFCYVGEQYCVAKMLQKSVSRRKCAACKIVVHTPCIDQLEKINFRCKPSFRESGSRNVREPTFVRHHWVHRRRQDGKCRHCGKGFQQKFTFHSKEIVAISCSWCKQAYHSKVSCFMLQQIEEPCSLGVHAAVVIPPTWILRARRPQNTLKASKKKKRASFKRKSSKKGPEEGRWRPFIIRPTPSPLMKPLLVFVNPKSGGNQGAKIIQSFLWYLNPRQVFDLSQGGPKEALEMYRRVHNLRILACGGDGTVGWILSTLDQLRLKPPPPVAILPLGTGNDLARTLNWGGGYTDEPVSKILSHVEEGNVVQLDRWDLRAEPSPEAGPEERDDGATDRLPLDVFNNYFSLGFDAHVTLEFHESREANPEKFNSRFRNKMFYAGTAFSDFLMGSSKDLAKHIRVVCDGTDLTPKIQDLKPQCIVFLNIPRYCAGTMPWGHPGEHHDFEPQRHDDGYLEVIGFTMTSLAALQVGGHGERLTQCREVVLTTSKAIPVQVDGEPCKLAASRIRITLRNQATMVQKAKRRSAAPLHSDQQPVPEQLRIQVSRVSMHDYEALHYDKEQLKEASVPLGTVVVPGDSDLELCRAHIERLQQEPDGAGAKSPTCQKLSPKWCFLDATTASRFYRIDRAQEHLNYVTEIAQDEIYILDPELLGASAQPDLPTPTSPLPPSPCSPTPRSLLGDAVPPKAAECHMATLTQEPSRQASQSNRASFVCSHTHKLRPPAPECNRWVFCAGEELIEAAKRNDFCKLQELHRAGGDLMHRDERSRTLLHHAVSTGSKEVVRYLLDHAPPEILDAVEENGETCLHQAAALGQRSICHYIVEAGASLMKTDQQPVTGQTGPELTAASPSSRGTPPGSGLRRLRTRSWPPTWRTGSTIR; encoded by the exons GAAAGCCATCACCAAGTCGGGCCTCCAGCACCTGGCACCCCCTCCACCCACTCTCGGGGCCCCGTGCAGCGAGTCAGAGCGGCAGATTCGGAGCACCGTGGACTGGAGC GAATCAGCAACCTACGGGGAGCACATCTGGTTTGAGACCAACGTGTCGGGGGACTTCTGCTATGTTGGGGAGCAGTACTGTGTAGCCAAGATGCTG CAGAAATCGGTGTCCCGGAGAAAGTGTGCAGCCTGCAAGATCGTGGTGCACACCCCCTGCATCGACCAGCTGGAGAAG ATAAATTTCCGCTGCAAGCCGTCCTTCCGTGAATCAGGCTCCAGGAACGTCCGTGAG ccaACCTTTGTGCGACACCATTGGGTGCACCGGCGGCGCCAGGACGGCAAGTGTCGGCACTGCGGGAAG GGCTTCCAGCAGAAGTTCACCTTCCACAGCAAGGAGATTGTGGCCATCAGCTGCTCCTGGTGCAAGCAAGCA TACCACAGCAAGGTGTCGTGCTTCATGCTGCAGCAGATTGAGGAGCCATGCTCGCTGGGGGTCCACGCAGCCGTGGTCATCCCACCCACCTGGATCCTCCGTGCCCGGAGGCCCCAG AATACCCTCAAGGcaagcaagaagaaaaagagagccTCTTTCAAGAGGAAATCTAGCAAGAAAGGGCCTGAG GAGGGCCGCTGGAGACCCTTCATCATCAGGCCCACCCCATCCCCCCTCATGAAGCCCCTGCTGGTATTTGTGAACCCCAAGAGTGGGGGCAACCAG GGCGCTAAGATCATCCAGTCCTTCCTCTGGTATCTCAATCCCCGACAAGTTTTTGACCTGAGCCAGGGAGGGCCCAAGGAGGC GCTGGAGATGTACCGCAGAGTGCACAACCTGCGGATCCTGGCCTGTGGGGGTGATGGCACG GTGGGCTGGATTCTCTCCACCCTGGACCAGCTGCGCTTGAAGCCACCACCCCCTGTGGCCATCCTACCTCTGGGTACTGGCAACGACTTGGCCCGTACCCTCAACTGGGGCGGG GGCTACACAGATGAGCCCGTGTCAAAGATCCTCTCGCATGTGGAGGAGGGAAACGTAGTGCAGCTTGACCGCTGGGACCTGCGTGCCGAGCCCAGCCCCGAGGCGGGGCCCGAGGAGCGGGACGACGGTGCCACCGACCGG CTGCCCCTGGATGTCTTCAACAACTACTTCAGTCTAGGCTTTGATGCCCATGTCACCCTGGAGTTTCACGAGTCTCGAG AGGCCAACCCGGAGAAATTCAACAGCCGTTTTCGGAACAAGATGTTCTATGCCGGG ACAGCCTTCTCCGACTTCTTGATGGGCAGCTCCAAGGACTTGGCCAAGCATATCCGAGTGGTG TGTGATGGGACGGACCTGACCCCCAAGATTCAGGACCTGAAACCTCAGTGCATCGTTTTCCTGAACATCCCCCG GTACTGTGCAGGCACCATGCCCTGGGGCCACCCCGGGGAGCACCATGACTTTGAGCCCCAGCGGCACGATGACGGCTACCTCGAGGTCATTGGTTTCACCATGACTTCCCTG GCAGCACTGCAGGTGGGTGGGCACGGCGAGCGGCTGACACAGTGCCGTGAGGTGGTGCTTACCACGTCCAAGGCAATCCCCGTGCAGGTGGACGGCGAGCCCTGTAAGCTCGCAGCCTCCCGCATCCGCATCACCCTGCGCAACCAGGCCACCATGGTGCAGAAGGCGAAGCGGCGGAGTGCTGCCCCGCTCCACAGCGA CCAGCAGCCAGTGCCCGAGCAGCTGCGGATCCAGGTGAGCAGAGTCAGCATGCACGACTACGAGGCCCTGCATTACGACAAGGAGCAGCTCAAGGAGGCTT CCGTGCCTCTGGGCACTGTGGTGGTCCCTGGGGACAGCGACCTTGAGCTCTGCCGCGCCCACATTGAGAGGCTCCAACAG GAGCCCGATGGTGCTGGAGCCAAGTCCCCAACATGCCAGAAACTGTCCCCCAAGTGGTGCTTCCTAGATG CAACCACTGCCAGCCGCTTCTACAGGATCGACCGGGCCCAG GAACACCTCAACTACGTGACTGAAATCGCACAGGACGAGATTTATATCCTGGACCCTGAGCTCCTGGGGGCGTCGGCCCAGCCTGACCTCCCAActcccacctcccctctccccccctccccctgctcccccACACCCCG GTCACTGCTGGGGGATGCTGTACCCCCTAAAG CTGCTGAGTGCCACATGGCCACACTCACACAGGAGCCCAGCAGGCAAGCCTCGCAATCTAATCGTGCATCGTTTgtatgttcacacacacacaagctcagGCCTCCAGCCCCAGAGTGTAACAGGTGGGTGTTCTGTGCAGGTGAGGAGCTGATTGAGGCTGCCAAGAGGAACGACTTCTGTAAG CTCCAAGAGCTGCACCGAGCCGGGGGCGACCTCATGCACCGGGACGAGCGGAGCCGCACGCTCCTGCACCACGCGGTCAGCACCGGCAGCAAGGAGGTGGTCCGCTACCTGCTGGACCATG CCCCCCCAGAGATCCTTGATGCTGTGGAGGAAAA CGGGGAGACCTGTCTGCACCAGGCGGCAGCCCTGGGACAGCGCTCCATCTGCCACTACATCGTGGAGGCCGGCGCCTCACTCATGAAGACAGACCAGCAG CCGGTGACGGGGCAGACAGGCCCTGAGCTGACCGCAGCCTCTCCCTCATCCAGGGGGACACCCCCCGGCAGCGGGCTGAGAAGGCTCAGGACACGGAGCTGGCCGCCTACCTGGAGAACCGGCAGCACTATCAGATGA